From the genome of Deinococcus sp. JMULE3, one region includes:
- the rpmH gene encoding 50S ribosomal protein L34, whose translation MKRTYQPNNRKRAKTHGFRARMKTKSGRNILARRRAKGRHQLTVADE comes from the coding sequence ATGAAGCGTACCTACCAGCCCAACAACCGCAAGCGCGCCAAGACCCACGGCTTCCGCGCCCGCATGAAGACCAAGTCCGGCCGTAACATCCTCGCGCGTCGCCGCGCCAAGGGCCGTCACCAGCTCACCGTCGCCGACGAGTAA
- the rnpA gene encoding ribonuclease P protein component: MALDSLRGDREFRKVRAHGQAIRDPLFTLRVTEYRPRHGETWRPRAIIGIVVSKKTLRRAVDRNRARRRAREALRTLPGGLPACRAILLPNPAILDVPFADLQAALTRALNRAPGRGGKGGSGKGGGQKGQGGGNPRGGGRVPAPVPPAIQPALDSPEPDPQGERA, encoded by the coding sequence GTGGCGCTGGACTCGTTACGGGGCGACCGGGAATTCCGCAAGGTCCGCGCCCACGGGCAGGCGATCCGCGACCCGCTGTTCACGCTGCGCGTCACCGAGTACCGCCCCCGCCACGGGGAAACGTGGCGGCCCCGCGCGATCATCGGCATCGTCGTCAGCAAGAAGACCCTGAGGCGGGCCGTGGACCGCAACCGCGCCCGCCGCCGCGCCCGCGAGGCCCTGCGCACCCTGCCCGGCGGCCTTCCGGCCTGCCGCGCCATCCTGCTGCCCAACCCCGCCATCCTGGACGTGCCCTTCGCGGACCTCCAGGCGGCCCTGACACGCGCCCTGAACCGCGCGCCGGGACGGGGCGGCAAGGGCGGCAGTGGCAAGGGTGGCGGCCAGAAGGGCCAGGGGGGCGGGAACCCGCGCGGCGGCGGACGCGTACCTGCCCCCGTGCCCCCCGCCATTCAGCCCGCGCTAGACTCACCGGAACCCGACCCGCAGGGAGAACGCGCGTGA
- the yidD gene encoding membrane protein insertion efficiency factor YidD: MVRAVRSYQQHLSPRKPAPTCRFTPTCSEYAAQAIERHGAVKGGWLAAWRIMRCNPLVPGGFDPVPEHFPKRQPRNP; the protein is encoded by the coding sequence ATGGTCCGGGCCGTCCGTTCCTACCAGCAGCACCTCTCGCCCCGCAAGCCCGCGCCCACCTGCCGCTTCACCCCGACCTGCTCGGAGTACGCTGCGCAGGCCATCGAGCGGCACGGCGCCGTGAAGGGCGGCTGGCTGGCCGCGTGGCGCATCATGCGCTGCAATCCCCTGGTGCCCGGCGGGTTCGACCCGGTCCCCGAGCACTTCCCCAAGAGGCAACCCCGAAACCCATGA
- the yidC gene encoding membrane protein insertase YidC — protein sequence MKTRHLLPIAALGGMLLLSGCGQTGPLPTFGKAITPEWIKADFDGQPGDEYIATSNLQDVVFNARGEIIGWYVKGYAGTPYIKKRADGTYDFSALTNQKGIVNMVAGRKALAVEDKAAGLDPAQSAETTTPTGLTTDMAANRQDAVFRYTQGGATVTKTVTLHPRNFKVDLKTEVTGGSERVNVLFPGLGKADNPRVQAYAQGGAQPATVQGSGTLTVENIQYAALQENPSQVAHALMVLPQGGTQVNATLTGGSQGLITASVPASSTLEIYGGKNELIHLYQSGYTDLPGLFKPNFFGQISLLIVKLMEEMYKLIGNWGLVLVLLTILLRAIMWPLMQVQGRTTARMQVMQPKIKEIQEKYKDRKDMDSQRAMQAEMAQLYKDYNFNPAGCFSTFLPFPVLIALWSTIRNFEFDSGFLWLPDLAIPDPFYLLALVYLIVNIGQLYVMTRKTPEMFRQQAFIYLIFLYFALTFPAGVTIYIILSTLIGIGQQILINKQVEKETATIGQKVEKAPARPAAKASKTIDAPKK from the coding sequence ATGAAGACACGACACCTGCTTCCAATCGCCGCCCTGGGCGGCATGCTGCTGCTCAGCGGCTGCGGTCAGACCGGCCCGCTGCCCACCTTCGGGAAGGCCATCACGCCCGAGTGGATCAAGGCCGACTTCGACGGCCAGCCCGGCGACGAGTACATCGCCACGAGCAACCTCCAGGACGTGGTGTTCAACGCCCGCGGCGAGATCATCGGCTGGTACGTCAAGGGCTACGCCGGCACCCCCTACATCAAGAAGCGGGCCGACGGTACCTACGACTTCAGTGCCCTGACCAACCAGAAGGGCATCGTGAACATGGTCGCCGGGCGCAAGGCGCTGGCCGTCGAGGACAAGGCCGCCGGACTCGACCCCGCGCAGAGCGCCGAGACGACCACCCCGACCGGCCTGACCACCGACATGGCCGCCAACCGGCAGGACGCCGTGTTCCGGTACACGCAGGGCGGCGCGACCGTCACGAAGACCGTCACGCTGCACCCCCGCAACTTCAAGGTCGACCTGAAGACCGAGGTCACGGGCGGCTCCGAACGCGTGAACGTCCTGTTCCCGGGCCTCGGCAAGGCGGACAACCCGCGCGTGCAGGCGTACGCGCAGGGCGGCGCGCAGCCCGCCACCGTGCAGGGCAGCGGCACCCTGACCGTCGAGAACATCCAGTACGCCGCGCTGCAGGAGAACCCCAGCCAGGTCGCGCACGCCCTGATGGTCCTCCCACAGGGCGGCACGCAGGTGAACGCCACCCTGACCGGCGGAAGCCAGGGCCTCATCACGGCGTCCGTGCCCGCCAGCAGCACCCTGGAAATCTACGGCGGCAAGAACGAACTGATCCACCTGTACCAGAGCGGCTACACCGACCTGCCCGGCCTGTTCAAACCGAACTTCTTCGGTCAGATCAGCCTGCTGATCGTGAAGCTCATGGAAGAGATGTACAAGCTGATCGGCAACTGGGGACTGGTGCTGGTCCTCCTGACGATCCTGCTGCGCGCCATCATGTGGCCGCTGATGCAGGTGCAGGGCCGCACCACCGCCCGCATGCAGGTCATGCAGCCCAAGATCAAGGAAATTCAGGAGAAGTACAAAGACCGCAAGGACATGGACTCCCAGCGGGCCATGCAGGCCGAGATGGCCCAGCTGTACAAGGACTACAACTTCAACCCGGCCGGGTGCTTCTCCACGTTCCTGCCGTTCCCGGTGCTGATCGCCCTGTGGTCCACCATCCGCAACTTCGAGTTCGACAGCGGCTTCCTGTGGCTCCCGGACCTCGCCATTCCCGACCCGTTCTACCTGCTGGCCCTGGTGTACCTCATCGTGAACATCGGGCAGCTGTACGTCATGACCCGCAAGACCCCGGAGATGTTCCGCCAGCAGGCGTTCATCTACCTGATCTTCCTGTACTTCGCGCTGACCTTCCCGGCAGGCGTGACGATCTACATCATCCTGTCCACCCTGATCGGCATCGGGCAGCAGATCCTGATCAACAAGCAGGTCGAGAAGGAAACCGCCACCATCGGCCAGAAGGTCGAGAAGGCCCCTGCCCGTCCGGCCGCGAAGGCCAGCAAGACCATCGACGCGCCCAAGAAGTAA
- a CDS encoding heme-binding domain-containing protein: protein MRLNPARRPLLPRVLLGLVGLFVVAQLVPYGRAHANPTVQAQPKWDSPQTEALFTRACADCHSHATVWPWYSNVAPISWLVQRHVDEGRSKFNVNVPGFGRDADEAAKEVRSGGMPEPTYLPLHPEARLNAQEKEQLAAGLEATFGTTGPR from the coding sequence ATGAGACTGAATCCTGCCCGCCGTCCCCTTCTGCCCCGCGTGCTGCTGGGGCTCGTCGGCCTGTTCGTCGTCGCGCAACTCGTGCCGTATGGCCGGGCGCACGCCAATCCCACCGTGCAGGCCCAGCCGAAGTGGGACAGCCCGCAGACCGAGGCGCTGTTCACGCGGGCCTGCGCGGACTGCCACAGTCACGCGACCGTGTGGCCCTGGTACAGCAACGTGGCGCCCATCTCGTGGCTGGTTCAGCGGCACGTGGACGAGGGCCGCAGCAAATTCAACGTGAACGTCCCCGGCTTCGGGCGGGATGCCGACGAGGCCGCCAAGGAGGTGCGGTCGGGCGGCATGCCCGAACCCACCTATCTGCCCCTGCACCCGGAAGCCCGCCTGAACGCGCAGGAGAAGGAGCAACTCGCGGCGGGCCTGGAGGCGACCTTCGGCACGACCGGACCTCGGTGA